A DNA window from Eretmochelys imbricata isolate rEreImb1 chromosome 3, rEreImb1.hap1, whole genome shotgun sequence contains the following coding sequences:
- the TOMM20 gene encoding mitochondrial import receptor subunit TOM20 homolog produces MMMVGKTSAIAAGLCGALFIGYCIYFDRKRRSDPNFKNRLRERRKKQKLAKERAGLSKLPDLKDAEAVQKFFLEEIQLGEELLAQGDYEKGVDHLTNAIAVCGQPQQLLQVLQQTLPPPVFQMLLTKLPTISQRIVNAQCLAEDDVE; encoded by the exons ATGATGATGGTGGGTAAAACCAGCGCCATCGCCGCGGGCCTCTGCGGGGCCCTCTTCATCGGCTACTGCATTTACTTCGACCGCAAGAGGCGGAGCGACCCCAATTTCAAGAACCGGCTGCGGGAGC GAAGGAAGAAACAGAAGCTTGCCAAAGAGAGAGCAGGGCTTTCCAAG TTACCTGATTTAAAAGATGCTGAAGCTGTACAAAAGTTCTTCCTTGAAGAGATACAGCTTGGCGAGGAATTACTAGCACAAG GTGACTATGAAAAGGGTGTTGACCACTTGACAAATGCCATTGCTGTGTGTGGACAGCCACAGCAGTTATTACAAGTCCTACAGCAGACTCTTCCACCACCAGTGTTCCAGATGCTTCTGACTAAGCTCCCAACAATTAGCCAG agaaTTGTAAATGCACAATGCTTGGCTGAAGATGATGTGGAATGA